The Oryzias latipes chromosome 16, ASM223467v1 genomic sequence aaaattttattgtttttccttcCATCCTGAAAACTGCAGCTCTCTTTGTGTTGCTTGCAATGGCCATTTACACGGGAGTGACCGTCAACTTCCTGGGCAAGCGTTTTGGAGACTGGCGTTTCTCCTGGTCGTACATACTAGGCTGGGTGGCACTACTCATGACCTTTTTTGCAGGTTGGTACATGTATGCAAGCTAGCATAAAACATAAAGTTTAAACAAAATTCTgccattaaaacattaaaatgaatataaaaaaacatagtttttacACATCAAATATTTATCTTTAGATAACTATGAAATTGCAAAATTATTGGTGAAAATCTTATAAAAGGAATTGATAAATTTTGCTAATTTACCTCACAGGTTTTCtttgtaaacatgtttttaggctgtCATTACAACAGTGCCTTTTAAATTCTGacatttgttgttatttttcagGTATTTTCTACATGTGCGCCTACAGAATGCATGAGTGCAGAAGAGTGGCAGGCCCACGCTAAACGGAAGtacataacattaaaaaaaaaatctaattataccagcataataaaaaaaacatggaaatatGTAAATTTAACAGACATGTCTTGTGGTTTTTATGAAAAGCCAACAATTACAGATCGGTTCCTTTAAATAGAATgcatcaaataaaacattttatccaCATAAAAGGTTACATCTGTTTTATTTGGAGCTGGGATCCTGGCTTTGCAGCTTCACAAGATTCATCCTAAGCTTCTTGAAAATGGATGCTTTGATGGTAAAGCGGaagatggaggaggagaagtAAAAAATGAAGGGATCTATGCAAGAGTTGAAGGCAAGCAGCAGCAGTGTGTAGTGCCTCCATTTTGGGCTCTCCCCCAGGAAGTAACCCACCAGATGGGAAGAATTGTATGGCACAACGCAAATGAGAAACACAGCAAGAGTCCCCAAGGCCATGCCGATggccttctttttctttttccagggtATTCTGGGCCGGCTGTAAAGAGTCACGATCATGCTCAAGTAGCAGTAAATACAAACCAAAAGGGGCAGAAGACACAGCACAAAGAAAAATTCCAAACGCACAGGGAGGAGGACTTTCAGCTGATTTGGATTGAAGTTTTCATAGCAAATTGTAGAGTTTTTGCTGGACAGAGATGGATGATGTATGGTAATAAAAACGATGCTGCAGTGGGCTGAAGAGATCACCCAGATAACAACACTAGCAATAACTGGGTAAATgggttttttaatctttgtagCAGCGATAGGGAACACCACTGCTATGTAGCGGACCACGCTGACTGCCATGAGCAGCAAAGAGCTGGTGTAGATCGTGGAGAAGTACGTGAAGGAGACAATGGAGCACAGGAAGGGGGGCAGCTTCCACGTCATCCCTGAAGCTGCCTCGTGCATCTTAAGGGGGGCGGTGATCAGGAAGAGGAGGTCTGAGATGGTCAGATTCAGAAGCAGGATGTCTGTTGGAAGTGGCTTTGAGTGGACCTTGATGCTAAAAGCATAGAGTGCCAGAAGGTTGGCAGGGCACCCGATTAGAAAAGAAATTATGTAAACTGAAAGAATAACCTCACTTTTCACCACTAGATCCATTGTAAACCTGAtggaaaataaggaaaaataaccatcaatttaaatgtttagcaagaaatttaaataatttgacaGAAATAACCTAAATTTCCACACTAAAATTAAAACGTAATTCAACCATCTCTAACTTTACAGTGTAATATCATAAAAAAACCCAGTATTTTGGAGTTAACTCCTTTTGAATTTTAAAGGTCAGCGTTACTTCTAAACataaaaagtgtattttctttCCTGCAAAAAGAATAGACATTtactcacctgctgcagcacgATTCCTAAAGTCTCCTTTCAAGTGAAAAATAGTAGGAAAAGTTAAAAACCAAAAGGCGTTTTCACTGCTTCTTATCAAAGGAGCAGATGTAAAATGAGGAACAGAGGGAGTTGTGTACTTGGTGGATGGTGTCATTGTATCAATTCCTCAGTGGTCTCATAAATTGACTTAACAACAGCTGGTTAATATTAACTAAAATGCAAATCTGAGGTTGGTTTCAATTCCGGTAAAAAGACTTTCATCCGTAGTGTAAAACATTCTCTGCTTGATCttgatatttttgttctttcgtatcaaaaactgcattttcttcaAGGTTAGGGTTAAAACTCTCGCTTATGTCATTTTATCAGCGTGTCATCAAATGTCGAAATTAACATTACAACAGACACTGTGGTTTTCACTGCAGGTCTATATGTGACCTTTAGTCTACAGAGAAATGTATGGTTGCCTGGCTTTGGCTcactttattttctatttcccTACATTAGCATCTGTCAACACTGCAACCTAAAAACCCCTTCATTTCCCAAAAGCTGCTGCACAAATTAGTTTAGGAATGCTGCGAAAAGGCACATCTGTAAAAAGGAAACTCAGATACTATTGTTATTAAGTGggataaaaagataaatatctAAATGACAAAATACCTAGTTAGAATATGACACTTTTAACACTCAAGGAAAGAAAATAGGAAAATATTTGACCACTGTGCTTTCCCCTATccacttcaaaaacaaagatcatTTCATAACATGTAACAATAACAATAAGATGTGAATCATTTTAGCTCCACAACATGACTCTAAACGTCATCTGTTCTAAACTAGAAAATGCATTGTAGTATTTATTCGATTTTCTTCCTATAATGTTTTTGACCAGTTactattttgtaataaaaaaggctgcaaaagctgcagctactgcagctgtttttgatttgtgtatttgttgatCACAAATTCTGCAGTTTGTCTGACAGATCTGCAATGTTCACAGAAAGACCTTCAGCAGGGAGAGACACATATATGCAAAAATAGAACTCAGGAAGCCACAATGtaggatttttaaagaatttataataagtatttgatcaattACAAAAGTTCACCTTAAAACATGATGTTTCCAAActcatgcttcacagtggatACAAAGTTCCTGGATCAGCATTCTTCACTCGACAAACACAGCCAGCTGCAATTCTACCAAAGATTTTAATTTTGGTCTTATGATCACATGAAGTTCTCCtgatcctcctctggatcatccagattgTCTCTGTAGAACTTAAGACATGTGCTGGCTTGAGAAGGGGGACCTTTAAatgatttactttttctttattttggtatatttccttttcattaggttaaaaagcaaaatgataTGTTAAGATTTGTTCAATTTTCATCAAATGTCTCAAACCAGAGCATAGAATCGAGTCAAGAAATTTCTGGTTACAGCTTGTTGGTTGTCAAACAAAGTtggtgcagtttgaaaaagcctggGTAAATAATTTGTTATTTGGTAATAATCatgttttaagaaaacataTGATACTTaggtgtaaaaatgtatttttattataaaaataataaaagagcaGAGACCACCACAAAACTCAATAATCCAACAATCAACATCAAATTAACAGAAAGTAACTCCTGAAGAGGAGTATGtcacaaatttaaagaaaatgtttgaagcTGACATGTGTATATGCAACAGGTGTGATCATTGAAAAACCAAGTGACTTCACACATTTGAGAGCAGATGTCACAGAGGCATCTTTTTCCCAGCTTGTCTGCAAAAATTGTTCCTGAAAAATGAAGTGATGCCACGCTGCATGCAGCCTCAGATAGAGGATTCTAACAGTCTGACCACTATAAATCGGTTCAGTTCTGGATAGATTCATATGAACCTGAGGGCTCTCTTTAGTGATGCATGTACCCTTTATATCTTTTCTGATAAAGGAGCAGAGGATCAGGATAGAAAGGAGGGCAGACAAGAAGAAGGGTTTTTTTAAGAATGTGTCTTGAAAAAAACCCATCATGCAGATGAAACTCTAATTTGCTGAGTTGTAAGTTTGAACAGTTCATTTATGGAGTTTGCGGTTaataaatcatcttttttttaaatagcataaTGCTAAAGGGCATAGAGTCTCTACAGTAAACCGCACTTTAATGCAGCGGCTCACCCTAAACAGAAGTAAAAACCAGCAAGTAGAGCGAGATGATTAGTAAGTGCACAAAGAAGCAGAACTAGCGAGTGGAAAATCGTGAAGTTAGTTCTGTGGCTTCAGTCTTCTCgtctttagttttatttatttattttcttacaaaTGTAATTCGACTCAGAGACAGAAGCAGATACGCAGTCAtacaaaagcaaataaagcaaacTATCAACATCAATGGTTCAACTTCTTAGGTAGAAATCAGCTGCAATCAAGCAATTGTGTAATCCCTCTGAAATTCTTAAACTCAACAAGTGACAGATGTTTATAATACATTttctggagcctatcccagctactgttgggcgaaggcagggtacgcGCTGACAGGCCGCTAGTTTGTTGaagggccacacaaccacagaCACTCAAACGCAAACCTAGGGGAAATGACAATTAACCtaggaaacatgtttttggcctgtcagagaacatgcaaagtccacacagaaaggctgGTATTTAAACCAGTGCTCACTGTGGAGAGAGGGTGCTAACcaattgatttttaaatttagactccaaatcttcagaaaacatgtcATCTGTTTATTAGAGATAATTAACTATTTCTTTGGAGTTACTTTGGCAATAATTTAGAAATAATGTTTCTTTAGGAAATTCTTTAATATTTCCAGCTTTTAATCAAGTTAAAACTGATGCTTGTTGAAACCATCTTGATCTAAAGCAAATCAAAAAAGAGGTTAATGGTGAGTTTTTTCTATCAATTGCTCCTTTGTGTCAGAGGAGTGTTCTACTCCAGGCCTAAACATCTCCTTTGTTTCTATGCCATTTTATCATTCTTGCTTTTAAATTGAACCTCTGCATACACAAGTCCCATCTCGATggcattttgtacaaaattcTGCCCGATATCCTCGACCACAAACCTTTCCTCTGTCTCACAGGTGCTAACGTCTCCATATTTTCTTCCTGCCTTGCTGTTCCTTTTGGTCTTAAAAATGATGCTGGAGTAAGTCACGTCTTCCTGATCCTTTCCTGGAATTACACTGGGTCCTTCAGTTGCAGCTGAACTTGGAGAGTTATCACTGATTTGCTGAGAGTCATTTAGAGGATGAGCAGCATCTTCTTCTCCCAGCTCCATGGTGTTGtcataaatgttttcttctgctgttgCCTGCATTAGAAAATTATTAGATAAAGGAAAGTCATCAGTTAAGCTTTGAATGCAGTTAAATGTAAACACATAACCTCCAGAAACTGAACAGGAAGTCTGTGAGGCTCAGAGATGAGTTCAAAGTTCATCTTCCTCCTTACCAACGTTCTGAGTTTCTGACGCTTATTGAGGAACCTGAAAACACAGCAGAGCATCTGTCATGTGCTAGCATGACTTCCTGTTAGTCCAAAGATTTAACAAACTAGATGATGAATGAACATCTTCAATGTCAAAAAAGGTGCTAATAAAGTTTTGGTCAAATTTCCTGACAACAACTTTCATTGCTATCATTCTCCCCAAACATGAGACTAAAGTAAAAGAAGATCACCAACCTGataacaaacagcaaaacacacaggAGAACCAGTGAAGCAACAGTTACTGGAACAATCAGAAGCAGCGGCACTTCATCTGAAAcacaaattataattaaaaatgataaatattctTTCACATCCTGACATTCTGATGTTGTCCATTTTgctaagatgttttttttttgttgtaaatcaaAGAAGATTTACATATAAATGTTAGTTTTTCCATCATCCATTAAAGCAGCTTCTTTAGAGCCCTGCATGAAAATGTCTTCtatgaaaaggaagaaaacaagattactatttatttatgtgcTTTAAAGCTattgtaatatttaaaaaacaatattactactaacatacttttaaaaattatCTCATTATtgacactttttccaaaaacattttacagagagAGGCTACGTTTTGTCTTAATAAGGTAACATTTAATTAATTCTACAGTTTTCTGAAGCCAAGAATGATTTTCAAttaagttttgtttaaaaatatatatttaatgatccccaaaatgctttttatttgttagtttaaaagaaaatctttcgCCTGGGTGAAAAATTCCTTTTTCCcacaaatgttttgtatttttatcattGAGTTTGTTTGAAATATTGTGATGTATACGGTTGACTCACCCGGAGTCTTTAGGTCGTTTAAACTAAACTGATGTTCAGTTGATCCCAGAGAGTTCAAACTGGAGCAGatcaatgcagaaaaaaaccttttgtgtgACAGACTCAGAATGATGCTGCTTC encodes the following:
- the LOC101170704 gene encoding free fatty acid receptor 2-like, with the translated sequence MDLVVKSEVILSVYIISFLIGCPANLLALYAFSIKVHSKPLPTDILLLNLTISDLLFLITAPLKMHEAASGMTWKLPPFLCSIVSFTYFSTIYTSSLLLMAVSVVRYIAVVFPIAATKIKKPIYPVIASVVIWVISSAHCSIVFITIHHPSLSSKNSTICYENFNPNQLKVLLPVRLEFFFVLCLLPLLVCIYCYLSMIVTLYSRPRIPWKKKKKAIGMALGTLAVFLICVVPYNSSHLVGYFLGESPKWRHYTLLLLAFNSCIDPFIFYFSSSIFRFTIKASIFKKLRMNLVKLQSQDPSSK